GCACATCTTTGCACCAACCTCCAAAGCAGAAAGGACAAAAGATGCCTCTCGGCGAACAACAATGGCGGTGGGAACATGCTGACGGTGGGTGAGGCGCTGGGCATCGGCGTGATGCAGAGGGCGCGCCTGATCGCGGGCGCGGGCGGCCTGGGCAGGGTGATCCGCACCATAACCGTTATGGACACCCCCGACATCAAGAACTGGCTCCGGGGAGGAGAACTCCTGCTGTCCAACATCTTCGTGATCAAGGACAACCCCGAGGAGCAGGTCCGCCTGGTTCAGGACCTGGCCGAGCGCGGCGCGGCAGGCCTGGGCATAAAGCTCAAGCGTTATGTGGAATCCATCCCGCCCAGGATGCTGGAACTGGCCGACAGCCTGGACCTGCCCCTCATCGAAATGCCCGTCGACTGCGCGTGGATCGACGTCATGATCCCCCTGTACACCGAGATCATCAACAGGCAGGCAGCCCGGCTGAGCCGAGCCTGGGAAATCCATGACACTTTCACGCGGGCCGCCCTCGAGGGCCGGAGCATCCAGGGGGTGCTGGAGTTGCTATCCTCCCTCACCGGGTCGGCTGCCGCCATGGTGGATGCGGAGGGCAACATCCTGGGAGCACAACCCCCGGGATCGTGGGACGAGGCAGCCATCAAATGGGCGTTGCCGGAGGCACAGGGGGCCAATGGACCGGTTCTCCCACCGGACGAGACCCCTGCCGCGGAGAACCGCCGCGTTTTCCCCGTGAAGGCCGGAAAGCGACTGCACGGATACGTGCTGCTCCAGGCCCCCGGACAGATCAGCGAAGCCGACTTCACCGCCCTGGAACACGCCGCCACCGTGCTGGCCCTGGAAATGGCCAAGCTGCAGGCCATCAGCGAGGTCGAGCGACGCTTCGAAAACCAGTTGCTCTGGGACCTCCTGAACGGAAATATCACGACAAAGGAAGCACTGGAGTCGCGAGCCAGGCACGCCGGGATGAAGCCGGCTCCCGGTTACGCGGTGATTGTGCTGGACATCGACGGGTTCGAACGCTACTGCCTCGAAGTCCTCCGCGACGAAGAGAAGGCACAGGAAGTGCGGGAGCGCTTCGCACGGACCGCGCGGTCTTCGGCCGCCTTCCACATGCCGTCCAGCCTGTGCATGGACCTCAGCGACAGTGTCACGGTACTCGTGCCGGTGGTTTCCCCGGACCGCGGGGATTTGGTGCGCCTAGCCGCGGCCATCCGCAACGAGACTCTGGGAGCTTTGCCGGGCCTGACCGTTTCCGGGGGCATCAGCCGCGTGTGCCGCGAACTCCAGCAGCTTCCCGGGGCCTACCGGGAGGCACGCCAGGCCATCGAACTGGGTAAGGAACTCAAAGGTGCCGGGCACATCACAGATTTCGACGAACTGGGCAGTTACCGCGTGCTGCTCAGTTCGGGGAACCGTGCCGAGATAGAGAGGTTCTACCGCGAGATACTGGGGCCCCTGGAGGAACAGGAACAGCCCGAGCTTATCGAGACCGTGGCCGCCTTCTTCCGCTGCAACTGCAATCCCGTTCGGTGTGCTCGCGAGCTTTTCGTCCACCCCAATACGGTGCGCTATCGCCTGCGCAAATTCGAAGCCCTCTCCGGCATCTCCTTGGGGAACCAGGAAGACCTTTTCAACCTGCAACTGGCCCTGAAGTTACGCCGCCTTATGGGCCACAAAACGCAACCCGATAACACCCCCCGCACTCCTCCCACTAGTAACCGCGCCGCTTGTCGACCACGTTGAGGAGGGGTTGGCCGGTCAGGAAGCGGCGCAGGTTGTCCAGGAACATCTGAAGGGCATGCCCCTCATAGTCTTCCATGCTGCCCCCCACGTGGGGGGTGATCACCACGTTGGGCAGGTCCCAGAGTTCGCTTTGCGGAGGCAGGGGTTCGGTGGCGAAGACGTCCAGCCCCGCCCCCGCGATGCGGCCCGTCTTGAGAGCCTCCACCAGAGCAGGTTCGTCTACCACCTCCCCCCTGGCCACGTTGATAAGGAAGGC
The Bacillota bacterium genome window above contains:
- a CDS encoding PucR family transcriptional regulator ligand-binding domain-containing protein, translated to MLTVGEALGIGVMQRARLIAGAGGLGRVIRTITVMDTPDIKNWLRGGELLLSNIFVIKDNPEEQVRLVQDLAERGAAGLGIKLKRYVESIPPRMLELADSLDLPLIEMPVDCAWIDVMIPLYTEIINRQAARLSRAWEIHDTFTRAALEGRSIQGVLELLSSLTGSAAAMVDAEGNILGAQPPGSWDEAAIKWALPEAQGANGPVLPPDETPAAENRRVFPVKAGKRLHGYVLLQAPGQISEADFTALEHAATVLALEMAKLQAISEVERRFENQLLWDLLNGNITTKEALESRARHAGMKPAPGYAVIVLDIDGFERYCLEVLRDEEKAQEVRERFARTARSSAAFHMPSSLCMDLSDSVTVLVPVVSPDRGDLVRLAAAIRNETLGALPGLTVSGGISRVCRELQQLPGAYREARQAIELGKELKGAGHITDFDELGSYRVLLSSGNRAEIERFYREILGPLEEQEQPELIETVAAFFRCNCNPVRCARELFVHPNTVRYRLRKFEALSGISLGNQEDLFNLQLALKLRRLMGHKTQPDNTPRTPPTSNRAACRPR
- a CDS encoding NAD(P)-dependent oxidoreductase, with the translated sequence SPPGTAGHHSGSPAGVEEVAGPESLLRLLARADWVVLCVPLTAETRGMIGRRELEAMKPTAFLINVARGEVVDEPALVEALKTGRIAGAGLDVFATEPLPPQSELWDLPNVVITPHVGGSMEDYEGHALQMFLDNLRRFLTGQPLLNVVDKRRGY